The following coding sequences are from one Novosphingobium sp. Gsoil 351 window:
- the folD gene encoding bifunctional methylenetetrahydrofolate dehydrogenase/methenyltetrahydrofolate cyclohydrolase FolD produces the protein MTAETIDGKAFAATLRGKVGDQARAFEAAAGRQAGLAVVLVGEDPASQIYVRSKGKATLEAGMASFEHKLAADTPEAELLALVDALNADPAVDGILVQLPLPPHMNEAKVIATIDPDKDVDGFTVVNAGRLATGLHGFVPCTPLGCLMLLKDRLGDLAGLDAVVIGRSNIVGKPMAQLLLKESCTVTVAHSRTRDLADVVRRADIVVAAVGRPAMVTGDWLKPGATVIDVGINRVPGAEPGKTKLVGDVDFPSASTVAGAITPVPGGVGPMTIACLLRNTLVAAQRRAGVRGTEI, from the coding sequence GTGACGGCGGAGACGATCGACGGAAAGGCGTTTGCGGCCACCTTGCGTGGCAAGGTCGGCGACCAGGCGCGCGCCTTCGAGGCCGCGGCCGGACGCCAGGCCGGGCTGGCGGTGGTGCTGGTCGGCGAGGACCCGGCGAGCCAGATCTACGTCCGCTCCAAGGGCAAGGCCACGCTCGAAGCAGGGATGGCCAGCTTCGAACACAAGCTGGCGGCCGATACCCCCGAGGCCGAACTGCTCGCGCTGGTCGATGCGCTCAACGCCGATCCGGCGGTCGACGGCATTCTCGTCCAGTTGCCGCTGCCGCCGCACATGAACGAGGCCAAGGTGATCGCCACGATCGATCCCGACAAGGATGTCGACGGCTTCACCGTGGTCAACGCTGGCCGGCTCGCGACCGGGCTGCACGGGTTCGTGCCGTGCACCCCGCTGGGCTGTCTGATGCTGCTGAAAGATCGTCTCGGCGACCTGGCGGGGCTGGACGCGGTGGTGATCGGGCGTTCCAACATCGTCGGCAAGCCGATGGCGCAATTGCTGCTCAAGGAAAGCTGCACCGTGACCGTCGCCCACAGCCGGACCAGGGACCTGGCCGACGTCGTCCGCCGCGCCGACATCGTCGTCGCCGCGGTCGGGCGCCCCGCCATGGTCACCGGCGACTGGCTCAAGCCCGGCGCGACTGTCATCGACGTCGGGATCAATCGCGTTCCGGGCGCCGAACCTGGCAAGACCAAGCTGGTCGGCGACGTCGACTTCCCCTCGGCGAGCACCGTCGCCGGCGCGATCACCCCGGTGCCCGGCGGGGTCGGCCCGATGACCATCGCCTGCCTGCTGCGCAACACCCTGGTCGCGGCGCAACGCCGCGCGGGGGTGCGAGGGACGGAAATCTAA
- a CDS encoding YggT family protein, protein MFLYTLIEIVSLLINVIVVAVIIQFVLSLLLAFNVVNRHNGFVDAVWTAINAILEPILRPIRRIMPATGAIDFSPMVLIILLQIVMIVLRNVAIAAT, encoded by the coding sequence GTGTTTCTCTATACCTTGATCGAGATCGTCAGCCTGTTGATCAACGTGATCGTGGTCGCGGTGATCATCCAGTTCGTGCTCAGCCTGCTGCTGGCGTTCAACGTGGTCAACCGGCACAACGGCTTCGTCGATGCGGTGTGGACCGCGATCAATGCGATCCTCGAGCCGATCCTGCGCCCGATCCGGCGGATCATGCCCGCAACCGGGGCAATCGACTTTTCGCCGATGGTTCTGATCATTCTCCTCCAGATCGTGATGATCGTGCTGCGCAACGTAGCGATCGCGGCGACTTGA
- the argB gene encoding acetylglutamate kinase, protein MSQVPDPAMLAKAETLTEALPYLQRYAGRTFVVKYGGHAMGDPEAAHDFAQDVVLLKAVGINPVVVHGGGPQIGAMLKKLGVESSFIDGLRVTDRETAKVAEMVLSGSINKELVGWIARAGGKALGISGKDAGLVTARKVERTSKDPDSNIEQAIDLGFVGEPARVDTTILETTCAAGMIPVVAPIGAGEDGETYNINADTMAGAIAAALGAARLFLLTDVPGVLDKAGALLTDLTPARIAELQADGTIRGGMIPKLETCVHAVEAGCEAAVVLDGRVPHALLLEIFTSRGAGTLIRV, encoded by the coding sequence ATGAGCCAGGTTCCCGATCCCGCGATGCTCGCCAAAGCCGAGACGCTGACCGAGGCGCTGCCCTATCTCCAGCGTTATGCCGGTCGTACCTTCGTGGTCAAATACGGCGGCCACGCGATGGGCGATCCCGAAGCCGCGCACGATTTCGCGCAGGACGTGGTGCTGCTGAAAGCGGTCGGGATCAATCCGGTGGTGGTCCACGGCGGTGGGCCGCAGATCGGCGCTATGCTCAAGAAGCTGGGGGTCGAAAGCAGCTTTATCGACGGGCTGCGCGTTACCGATCGCGAGACCGCCAAGGTCGCCGAAATGGTCCTTTCGGGCTCGATCAACAAGGAGCTGGTCGGCTGGATCGCACGGGCGGGCGGCAAGGCGCTGGGGATTTCGGGCAAGGACGCGGGCCTGGTCACCGCGCGCAAGGTCGAGCGGACGAGCAAGGACCCGGACAGCAACATCGAACAGGCGATCGACCTCGGGTTCGTCGGCGAGCCGGCGAGGGTCGACACCACGATCCTCGAGACCACGTGCGCGGCAGGGATGATCCCGGTGGTCGCCCCGATCGGCGCGGGCGAGGACGGCGAGACCTACAACATCAACGCCGATACGATGGCCGGGGCGATCGCCGCGGCGCTGGGCGCGGCGCGACTGTTCCTGCTGACCGACGTGCCCGGCGTGCTCGACAAGGCGGGCGCGCTCCTCACCGACCTGACCCCGGCGCGGATCGCCGAGCTCCAGGCCGACGGCACGATCCGCGGCGGGATGATCCCCAAGCTGGAAACCTGCGTCCACGCGGTAGAGGCCGGGTGCGAGGCGGCGGTGGTGCTCGACGGGCGGGTGCCGCACGCGCTGCTGCTCGAGATCTTCACCAGCCGCGGCGCGGGGACCTTGATCCGGGTTTGA
- a CDS encoding queuosine precursor transporter, producing MDSPSPALAPLQTPAQSALSIPRSLFLFAILYGGMVPLGGFLGAKQVALGPLAVEAGIFPFLTLVAISSAIAELHGKATADRLVRFGFVPLTIAILLALLVLQLPTDPGMYPPAKEAFPIIVGQSWRMMAAGIAAYGVSVTLNIWIFDRLRPKDGTASRWAGFRGFIAAALSQIVDTLIFITASFWGVRPILDLMLGQMLAKVVLSAVLVPLIIWAVVAISRQLDGKRS from the coding sequence ATGGATAGTCCTTCCCCCGCACTGGCGCCTTTGCAAACGCCCGCCCAAAGCGCGCTCTCGATCCCGCGTTCGCTGTTCCTGTTCGCGATCCTGTATGGCGGGATGGTGCCGCTGGGCGGGTTCCTGGGGGCCAAGCAGGTCGCGCTGGGGCCGCTGGCGGTGGAAGCGGGAATCTTTCCGTTCCTGACCCTTGTGGCGATATCGAGCGCGATCGCCGAACTGCATGGCAAGGCCACCGCCGACCGGTTGGTGCGGTTCGGGTTCGTGCCGCTGACGATCGCCATCCTACTTGCACTACTGGTGCTGCAACTCCCGACCGATCCGGGCATGTATCCCCCCGCAAAGGAAGCGTTTCCGATCATCGTCGGGCAGAGCTGGCGGATGATGGCGGCAGGGATCGCCGCCTATGGCGTCTCGGTCACGCTCAACATCTGGATTTTCGACAGGCTGCGGCCGAAGGATGGCACCGCCAGCCGCTGGGCCGGTTTCCGCGGGTTCATCGCCGCCGCGCTCAGCCAGATCGTCGATACCCTGATCTTCATCACCGCCTCGTTCTGGGGCGTGCGCCCGATCCTCGATCTGATGCTCGGGCAGATGTTGGCCAAGGTGGTGCTTTCGGCGGTGCTGGTGCCGCTGATCATCTGGGCGGTGGTCGCCATTTCCCGCCAGCTCGACGGAAAGCGTTCTTGA
- a CDS encoding NupC/NupG family nucleoside CNT transporter codes for MRVVYSLLGIALILALAFALSSNRRAIRPRVVAAAFALQAGFAAMVLYVPWGNAALQGAAHGVENLLGYAKAGIDFLFGPLAKPEIGGQSFAIAALPVIIFFAALISILYYLGIMQLIIRWIGGALEQITGISKVESLTAAANIFVGQSESPLVIRPYLAALNQSQLFLVMTVGMAGVAGTILAAYASMGIRIDYLVAAAFMSAPGGILMAKLIMPDEPPRIEPDPEVRAAIADEISEGGPVAGDPLTNPHDPATIEPSPVEPDEERPANIIMAASQGAQTGVKLAVAVGAMVLAFVALVALANGILGGIGAWFGYPELSFQGIIGYAFAPIMWLLGAASWTEALHAGSLFGTKLVLNEFVAFIELGKDGVLSPHMVAVVTFALCGFANFSSIAIQMAVTGGLAPNQRPHIARLGIKALVAGSLSNLLSAALAGLFLSL; via the coding sequence ATGCGTGTCGTCTATTCCCTCCTCGGGATCGCCTTGATCTTGGCTCTCGCCTTCGCGCTGTCGAGCAATCGCCGCGCGATCCGCCCGCGGGTGGTCGCCGCGGCGTTCGCGCTGCAGGCGGGGTTCGCCGCGATGGTGCTCTATGTCCCGTGGGGCAACGCCGCGCTGCAGGGAGCCGCGCACGGGGTCGAGAACCTGCTCGGCTATGCCAAGGCTGGGATCGACTTCCTGTTTGGCCCGCTCGCCAAACCCGAGATCGGCGGGCAGAGCTTTGCCATCGCCGCGCTGCCGGTGATCATCTTCTTCGCCGCGCTGATCAGTATCCTCTACTATCTCGGGATCATGCAGCTCATCATCCGCTGGATCGGCGGCGCGCTCGAGCAGATCACCGGGATCAGCAAGGTCGAGAGCCTGACCGCAGCTGCCAACATCTTCGTCGGGCAGAGCGAGAGCCCGCTGGTGATCCGGCCTTATCTCGCCGCGCTCAACCAATCGCAGCTGTTCCTGGTGATGACCGTGGGCATGGCGGGTGTCGCGGGGACGATCCTGGCAGCCTACGCCAGCATGGGCATCCGCATCGACTATCTCGTCGCCGCCGCGTTCATGAGCGCGCCGGGCGGCATCCTGATGGCAAAGCTCATCATGCCCGACGAGCCACCGCGGATTGAGCCCGACCCCGAGGTTCGCGCGGCGATAGCCGACGAGATTTCCGAGGGCGGGCCCGTTGCGGGTGATCCGCTGACCAACCCGCACGATCCCGCGACGATCGAGCCCTCGCCGGTCGAGCCTGACGAGGAGCGCCCCGCCAATATCATCATGGCCGCGAGCCAGGGCGCGCAGACCGGCGTGAAGCTGGCCGTCGCGGTGGGCGCGATGGTGCTCGCTTTCGTCGCGCTGGTCGCATTGGCCAACGGCATCCTCGGCGGGATCGGCGCGTGGTTCGGCTATCCCGAGCTCAGCTTCCAGGGCATCATCGGCTACGCCTTCGCTCCGATCATGTGGCTGCTGGGAGCCGCAAGCTGGACCGAGGCGCTGCACGCCGGCAGCCTGTTCGGGACCAAGCTGGTGCTCAACGAATTCGTCGCGTTCATCGAGCTCGGCAAGGACGGCGTCCTGTCGCCGCATATGGTCGCGGTGGTGACGTTCGCGCTGTGCGGCTTCGCCAACTTCAGCTCGATCGCGATCCAGATGGCGGTGACCGGCGGCCTCGCCCCGAATCAGCGCCCGCACATCGCCCGGCTGGGGATCAAGGCGCTGGTCGCCGGGAGCCTGAGCAACCTGCTGAGCGCGGCGTTGGCGGGGCTGTTCTTGTCGCTTTGA
- the mutS gene encoding DNA mismatch repair protein MutS: MMAQYLALKAQAADCLLFYRMGDFFELFFDDARVAAQVLDIALTSRGEHGGAPIPMCGVPVHAAEGYLARLIKAGCRVAIAEQVETPEAAKKRGGAKTLVARDIVRFVTAGTLTEEALLEPRRANVLAAVCEVRGLCGIAACDISTGRMELEECVPDALGAALARLGPSEVVAPEGWAAPDGAIARSAADFTSESGERRLKAAHGVATLEGFGSFGRAMLAAAGGLLGYLDHVGRGALPLLLPPEVRGGDAALAMDEATRVSLEILSTQGGARKGSLIEAIDRCVTGAGARQLAEDLSAPLTDSAAINARLELVSWLHDDSLLRGDLRVMLRAAPDIGRALGRVAAGRGSPRDLGQLRDGLSEARRVRDHLQKREDRPALLNALLPALGGHGALVDLLSRALVPAPPTTRDQGGYIAEGYDHALDELRRTSGHARRAIAALEARYRDETATPSLKIRHNGVLGYFVEVPAKHADRLMAADSGFTHRQTMAGAVRFNALALHEEASRIAEAAGHALAAEEAHFEELVGQVAQSRQAIAATAAALARIDVAAGQAERAAQGRWALPRIVAEPVLTIEGGRHPVVEAALDKAGERFVANDCTLSLGDRLWVVGGPNMGGKSTFLRQNALIVLLAQAGGFVPATSATIGLVDRLFSRVGASDNLARGRSTFMVEMVETAAILSQATERSFVILDEVGRGTSTYDGLALAWAVVEAVHETNRCRCLFATHYHELARLAETCEALSLHHVRAREWKGDLVLLHEVAEGPADRSYGLAVARLAGVSPPVLKRAKAVLDKLEKGRAATGGLAAGLDDLPLFAAALAAEEEVCDELRERLKALDVDALSPREALEELYRLKHEAGD; this comes from the coding sequence ATGATGGCGCAATATCTCGCGCTCAAGGCGCAGGCGGCCGATTGTCTGCTGTTCTACCGAATGGGCGATTTCTTCGAGCTGTTCTTCGACGATGCCAGGGTCGCGGCGCAAGTGCTCGACATCGCGCTGACCAGCCGCGGCGAGCACGGCGGCGCGCCGATCCCGATGTGCGGGGTGCCGGTCCACGCCGCCGAGGGCTATCTAGCGCGGCTGATCAAGGCAGGCTGCCGGGTGGCGATCGCCGAACAGGTCGAGACTCCCGAGGCCGCAAAAAAGCGCGGCGGGGCCAAGACGCTGGTCGCGCGCGACATCGTCCGTTTCGTCACCGCCGGGACGCTGACGGAAGAAGCGCTGCTCGAACCGCGCCGCGCCAATGTGCTGGCGGCGGTGTGCGAGGTGCGCGGGCTTTGCGGGATCGCGGCGTGCGACATCTCGACCGGGCGGATGGAGCTGGAAGAGTGCGTACCCGATGCGTTGGGCGCGGCGCTGGCGCGGCTTGGCCCAAGCGAAGTGGTCGCGCCCGAGGGCTGGGCGGCGCCCGACGGGGCGATCGCGCGCAGCGCGGCGGACTTCACCAGCGAATCGGGCGAGCGGCGGCTCAAGGCCGCGCACGGGGTCGCGACGCTCGAGGGGTTCGGCAGCTTCGGGCGGGCGATGCTGGCGGCCGCCGGGGGCCTGCTGGGTTATCTCGACCATGTCGGGCGCGGCGCGCTTCCGCTGCTGCTGCCGCCCGAGGTGCGCGGCGGCGACGCGGCGCTGGCGATGGACGAGGCGACGCGCGTCAGTCTGGAGATTCTCTCGACGCAAGGCGGCGCGCGCAAGGGCAGCCTGATCGAAGCGATCGACCGCTGCGTGACCGGGGCCGGGGCGCGGCAACTGGCCGAGGACTTGTCCGCCCCGCTGACCGATTCTGCGGCGATCAACGCCCGGCTCGAATTGGTGAGCTGGCTCCACGACGATTCGCTGCTGCGCGGCGATCTGCGCGTGATGCTGCGCGCCGCGCCGGATATCGGGCGAGCTTTGGGAAGAGTAGCGGCGGGGCGGGGCAGTCCGCGCGACCTCGGCCAGTTGCGCGATGGATTGAGCGAGGCGCGCCGCGTGCGCGATCACCTGCAAAAACGCGAGGATCGGCCCGCGCTTCTCAACGCGCTGCTCCCCGCGCTGGGCGGGCACGGCGCGCTGGTCGATCTGCTGAGCCGCGCGCTGGTGCCCGCGCCGCCCACGACGCGCGATCAGGGCGGCTATATCGCCGAAGGCTACGACCACGCACTCGACGAATTGCGCCGCACCAGCGGCCATGCCCGTCGCGCGATCGCCGCGCTCGAAGCCAGGTACCGCGACGAGACCGCCACGCCCTCGCTCAAGATCCGACACAACGGCGTGCTCGGCTATTTCGTAGAGGTTCCGGCCAAGCATGCCGACCGGCTGATGGCGGCGGATTCGGGCTTCACCCATCGCCAGACGATGGCCGGCGCAGTGCGCTTCAACGCGCTCGCGCTGCACGAGGAGGCGAGCCGGATCGCCGAGGCCGCGGGCCACGCGCTGGCGGCTGAAGAGGCGCATTTCGAGGAACTGGTCGGCCAAGTGGCGCAATCCCGCCAGGCCATCGCCGCCACCGCCGCCGCACTCGCCCGGATCGACGTTGCCGCAGGCCAGGCCGAGCGCGCCGCCCAGGGGCGCTGGGCGCTGCCGCGGATCGTCGCCGAGCCGGTGCTGACGATCGAGGGCGGGCGTCATCCGGTGGTCGAGGCCGCGCTCGACAAGGCGGGCGAACGGTTCGTGGCGAACGACTGCACGCTGTCGCTTGGCGACCGATTGTGGGTGGTTGGCGGGCCGAACATGGGGGGCAAGTCGACCTTTCTCCGCCAAAATGCCCTGATCGTGCTCCTCGCCCAGGCGGGCGGGTTCGTGCCCGCGACCAGCGCCACCATCGGCCTGGTCGATCGCCTGTTCAGCCGGGTCGGAGCGAGCGACAACCTTGCGCGGGGCAGGTCGACGTTCATGGTCGAGATGGTCGAGACCGCGGCGATCCTTTCCCAGGCGACCGAGCGCTCGTTCGTGATCCTCGACGAGGTTGGGCGGGGCACTTCGACCTACGACGGGTTGGCGCTGGCCTGGGCGGTGGTCGAGGCGGTCCATGAGACCAACCGCTGCCGCTGCCTGTTCGCCACGCACTATCATGAACTGGCGCGCCTCGCCGAGACATGCGAGGCGCTGTCGCTCCACCACGTTCGCGCGCGCGAATGGAAAGGCGATCTGGTGCTGTTGCACGAAGTCGCCGAAGGCCCGGCGGATCGCAGCTACGGTCTTGCGGTGGCGCGGCTGGCCGGTGTTTCGCCGCCCGTGCTCAAGCGCGCCAAGGCGGTGCTCGACAAGCTGGAAAAGGGCCGCGCGGCAACCGGCGGGCTGGCCGCGGGGCTGGACGACCTGCCGCTGTTCGCCGCGGCGCTGGCGGCCGAGGAGGAGGTCTGCGACGAACTGCGCGAGCGGCTCAAGGCGCTCGATGTCGACGCGCTGAGTCCGCGGGAGGCGCTGGAGGAGCTATACCGGCTGAAGCACGAAGCGGGGGACTAG
- a CDS encoding NADP-dependent malic enzyme, producing MADESNVKFTEREALFFHSTGRPGKIEIIASKPMATQRDLSLAYSPGVAVPVLAIAADPATAYDYTAKGNLVAVISNGTAILGLGNLGALASKPVMEGKAVLFKRFADVDSIDIELATEDADAIIEAVTLMEPSFGGINLEDIKAPECFVIEQALKERLKIPVMHDDQHGTAIISAAGLLNACFLTGRKFDEVKVVVNGAGAAAIACTALIKAMGVRHENVIMCDRSGVIYRGREGIDQFKSAHAVDTDRRTLEEALVGADIFLGLSAKGALKPEMIAKMADQPIIFAMANPDPEITPPDAKAARPDCIIATGRSDYPNQVNNVLGFPFIFRGALDVRATAINDEMKIAAARAIAELAREQVPEEVAAAYGGLTMQFGRDYIIPAPFDPRLMEVVSSAVAKGAMDSGVAQKPIPDFDAYRHSLKSRLNPTTSVLTQVYAKARLNPKRVVFAEAEDEVVLRAAIQFKEGGYGEPLLVGRDAAVRAKLQELGIEQPNSFEIHNSAISPHVPAMIEVLYERLQRRGFMKRDVKRMVNQDRNVFASLLVKLGHADAMITGITRPFAQSMREIRQVLDPVPGKVPFGIHLMIGKNYTVFLADTTINERPSSADLAEIAKGTAEVAKKLGHEPRVAFLSYSTFGNPPGRWLENIREAVALLDADPPGFEYEGEMAPDAALNPATMAKYPFMRLSAPANVLVMPGLQSANLSAKLLRELAGNATIGPMLVGMEKPVQIAAMNSNASDILTLAVLAAAEVMG from the coding sequence ATGGCCGACGAGAGCAACGTCAAGTTCACCGAGCGCGAGGCGCTGTTCTTCCATTCGACCGGGCGCCCGGGGAAGATCGAGATCATCGCGTCGAAGCCGATGGCGACGCAGCGCGACCTGAGCCTGGCCTATTCGCCCGGAGTCGCGGTTCCGGTCCTCGCCATCGCCGCCGATCCCGCCACCGCCTATGACTATACCGCCAAGGGCAACCTCGTCGCGGTGATCTCCAACGGCACCGCGATCCTCGGTCTGGGCAACCTCGGCGCGCTCGCCTCCAAGCCGGTGATGGAAGGCAAGGCGGTGCTATTCAAGCGCTTCGCCGACGTCGATTCGATCGACATCGAACTCGCCACCGAAGACGCCGACGCGATCATCGAGGCGGTAACGCTGATGGAGCCCAGCTTCGGCGGGATCAACCTCGAGGACATCAAGGCGCCCGAGTGCTTCGTGATCGAGCAGGCGCTCAAGGAACGCCTCAAGATTCCGGTGATGCACGACGACCAGCACGGCACCGCGATCATCTCCGCCGCCGGGCTGCTCAACGCCTGCTTCCTCACCGGCCGCAAGTTCGACGAGGTCAAGGTGGTGGTCAACGGCGCGGGCGCCGCGGCGATCGCCTGCACCGCGCTCATCAAGGCGATGGGTGTGCGCCACGAGAACGTCATCATGTGCGATCGCTCGGGCGTGATCTATCGCGGGCGCGAGGGGATCGACCAGTTCAAGTCGGCGCACGCGGTCGATACCGACCGGCGGACGCTGGAAGAAGCGCTGGTCGGCGCCGACATCTTCCTCGGCCTCTCGGCCAAGGGCGCGCTCAAGCCCGAAATGATCGCCAAGATGGCCGATCAGCCGATCATCTTCGCGATGGCCAACCCCGATCCCGAGATCACCCCGCCCGACGCCAAGGCCGCGCGGCCCGACTGCATCATCGCCACCGGGCGCTCGGACTATCCCAACCAGGTCAACAACGTCTTGGGTTTCCCCTTCATCTTCCGCGGCGCCCTCGACGTGCGGGCGACCGCGATCAACGACGAGATGAAAATCGCCGCCGCCCGCGCCATTGCCGAGCTGGCGCGCGAGCAGGTTCCCGAGGAGGTCGCCGCGGCCTATGGCGGGCTGACGATGCAGTTCGGGCGCGACTACATCATTCCCGCACCGTTCGATCCGCGACTGATGGAGGTGGTATCGTCCGCGGTCGCCAAGGGGGCGATGGATTCGGGCGTCGCGCAAAAGCCGATTCCGGACTTCGACGCCTACCGCCACAGTCTCAAGTCGCGGCTCAACCCGACCACCTCGGTGCTGACCCAGGTCTATGCCAAGGCGCGGCTCAACCCCAAGCGGGTGGTGTTCGCCGAGGCCGAGGACGAAGTGGTGCTGCGCGCGGCGATCCAGTTCAAGGAAGGCGGCTATGGCGAGCCGCTGCTGGTCGGGCGCGACGCGGCGGTCCGCGCCAAACTCCAGGAACTGGGGATCGAGCAGCCCAACAGTTTCGAGATCCACAATTCGGCGATCAGCCCGCACGTGCCCGCGATGATCGAAGTGCTCTACGAACGGCTCCAGCGCCGTGGGTTCATGAAGCGCGACGTCAAGCGGATGGTCAACCAAGACCGCAACGTGTTTGCCTCGCTGCTGGTCAAGCTGGGCCACGCCGACGCCATGATCACCGGGATCACGCGGCCGTTCGCGCAATCGATGCGCGAGATTCGCCAGGTGCTCGATCCGGTGCCAGGCAAAGTGCCGTTCGGCATCCACCTGATGATCGGCAAGAACTACACGGTGTTCCTCGCCGATACGACGATCAACGAGCGGCCGTCGTCCGCGGACCTGGCGGAGATCGCGAAGGGCACCGCCGAAGTGGCCAAGAAGCTGGGCCACGAACCGCGCGTCGCATTCCTCAGCTATTCGACCTTCGGCAACCCGCCGGGGCGCTGGCTCGAGAACATCCGCGAAGCGGTGGCGCTGCTCGACGCCGATCCGCCGGGGTTCGAATATGAAGGCGAAATGGCCCCCGACGCCGCGCTCAACCCCGCGACGATGGCCAAGTACCCGTTCATGCGGCTCTCGGCCCCGGCGAACGTGCTGGTGATGCCGGGGCTGCAATCGGCCAACCTGTCGGCCAAGCTGCTGCGCGAACTGGCCGGCAACGCCACCATCGGGCCGATGCTGGTGGGAATGGAAAAGCCGGTCCAGATCGCGGCGATGAACTCCAACGCGAGCGACATCTTGACGCTGGCGGTGCTCGCGGCGGCGGAGGTGATGGGCTAG
- a CDS encoding NAD(P)/FAD-dependent oxidoreductase, translated as MNPPLLIVGGGPAGAAAAIGLARAGERPLLIERSRETADALCGGFLSWRTLETLAGLGVEADTLNPIATTRVRLFAGSRQTEARLPRPARSVSRRKLDTVLLAAAGAAGARIERGVAVRAIEDAVRLDDGSELRPDALFLASGKHDVRGLARPAEARGSDPTLGLRVRIAAAPGLARLIGDAIELHLFDRGYCGIALQEDGSANVCMAVHRSRLNEAGDPERLLAALGEECPALGERLAWRDGSEPIDAIANVPYGWRLREGRAGLFRLGDQAGVIPSLAGEGMGIALASGVSATEAWRRGGAGAAADWQSRFAYQIELPIGVARMIAGLGERPTSAGALVTVARLVPSLVDLAARMTRVGG; from the coding sequence GTGAACCCGCCGTTGCTGATCGTCGGCGGGGGTCCGGCCGGCGCGGCGGCGGCGATCGGCTTGGCCCGCGCGGGCGAGCGACCGCTGCTGATCGAGCGTAGCCGCGAAACCGCCGATGCGCTGTGCGGCGGGTTCCTCAGTTGGCGCACGCTCGAGACGCTGGCGGGGCTCGGGGTCGAGGCGGATACGCTAAACCCCATCGCGACGACGCGGGTGCGGCTGTTTGCCGGGTCACGCCAAACCGAAGCCCGATTGCCGCGCCCCGCTCGCTCGGTCTCGCGCCGCAAGCTCGACACGGTCCTGCTCGCGGCCGCGGGGGCAGCGGGCGCGCGGATTGAACGCGGCGTTGCGGTGCGCGCGATCGAGGACGCGGTCCGGCTCGATGACGGCAGCGAATTGCGCCCCGATGCGTTGTTCCTCGCCAGCGGCAAGCACGACGTCCGCGGCCTTGCCCGCCCGGCCGAGGCGCGCGGCAGCGATCCCACGCTGGGCCTGCGCGTGCGGATCGCCGCCGCGCCGGGGCTGGCGCGGCTGATCGGCGACGCGATCGAGCTGCACCTGTTCGATCGCGGCTATTGCGGGATCGCGCTGCAGGAAGACGGCAGCGCCAACGTGTGCATGGCGGTCCACCGCTCGCGGCTGAACGAGGCCGGCGATCCGGAACGGCTGCTCGCCGCGCTGGGCGAGGAATGCCCCGCGCTGGGCGAGCGGCTGGCCTGGCGCGATGGAAGCGAGCCGATCGATGCCATCGCGAACGTCCCTTACGGCTGGCGGCTGCGTGAGGGCCGCGCGGGTCTGTTCCGGCTCGGCGATCAGGCGGGGGTGATCCCCAGCCTCGCGGGCGAGGGCATGGGCATCGCGCTGGCCAGTGGCGTCAGCGCGACCGAGGCCTGGCGGCGCGGCGGAGCTGGGGCCGCGGCGGACTGGCAGTCTCGCTTTGCCTACCAGATTGAACTGCCGATCGGGGTTGCGCGGATGATCGCGGGTCTCGGCGAACGACCGACCAGCGCCGGAGCTTTGGTCACCGTCGCCCGTCTCGTCCCCTCGCTGGTCGACCTTGCTGCCCGAATGACGCGAGTGGGAGGCTAG
- a CDS encoding methyltransferase domain-containing protein, with amino-acid sequence MNLTERAIAEELMDADDLDAATYAAVVGDLAKVNVVTMAARPTLAFLARVFARHRGGPLRVLDVGFGDGDMLRRIARWAGRKGHAVELVGVDLNPRSELAARAHTPPDMTIRWVTGDYADLASEPWDVVISSLVAHHMTHDQLVDFLRFMDRHARSGWLINDLHRHRFAHSGFPLLATLFGWHRIVRHDGTLSIARSYRPGEWGPILAEAGVTARVFRAFPFRLCVEKLKA; translated from the coding sequence GTGAATCTCACGGAGCGCGCCATCGCCGAAGAGCTGATGGACGCCGACGATCTCGACGCCGCCACGTATGCGGCGGTGGTGGGGGATCTGGCCAAGGTCAACGTGGTGACGATGGCGGCACGGCCGACTTTGGCGTTCCTTGCGCGCGTGTTTGCGCGGCATCGCGGCGGACCGCTGCGCGTGCTCGATGTCGGGTTCGGCGATGGCGACATGCTCCGCCGGATCGCGCGCTGGGCAGGGCGCAAGGGCCACGCGGTCGAACTCGTCGGGGTCGATCTCAACCCGCGCAGCGAACTGGCGGCGCGCGCCCATACGCCCCCGGACATGACGATCCGCTGGGTGACCGGAGACTACGCCGATCTGGCGAGCGAGCCATGGGATGTCGTGATCTCCAGCCTCGTCGCGCACCACATGACCCACGACCAGCTCGTCGATTTCCTGCGCTTCATGGACCGCCATGCGCGCAGCGGCTGGCTGATCAACGATCTCCACCGCCACCGCTTCGCCCACAGCGGGTTCCCGCTGCTGGCGACGCTGTTCGGCTGGCACCGGATCGTCCGCCACGACGGCACCCTGTCGATCGCGCGCAGCTATCGCCCCGGCGAATGGGGGCCGATCCTGGCCGAGGCCGGTGTGACCGCGCGGGTCTTCCGCGCGTTTCCGTTCCGGCTGTGCGTCGAGAAGCTCAAGGCGTGA